In the genome of Taeniopygia guttata chromosome 26, bTaeGut7.mat, whole genome shotgun sequence, one region contains:
- the IPO9 gene encoding importin-9 isoform X1: MAGGGGGPGAGPVAQGLKEALVETLTGILCPVQAVRAAAEEQVKVLEVTEEFGVHLAELTVDPQGALAIRQLASVILKQYVETHWCSQSEKFRPPETTERAKVAIRELLPSGLRESISKVRSSVAYAVSAIAHWDWPEAWPELFNLLMEMLVSGDVNAVHGAMRVLTEFTREVTDIQMPLVAPVILPEMYKIFTMAEVYGIRTRSRAVEIFTTCAHMICNMEELEKGAAKVLIFPVVQQFTEAFVQALQMPDGPTSDSGFKMEVLKAVTALVKNYPKHMISSMQQILPIVWNTLTESAAFYVRTEVNYTEEVEDPVDSDGEVLGFENLVFSIFEFVHALLENNKFKSTVKKALPDLIYYILLYMQITEEQIKVWTANPQQFVEDEDDDTFSYTVRIAAQDLLLAVAADFQNESATALAAAATRHLQEAEQAKNSGAEHWWKIHEACMLALGSVKSIITDSVKNGRIHFDMHGFLTNVVLADLNLSVSPFLLGRALWAASRFTVAMSPELIQQFLQATVSGLHETQPPSVRISAVRAIWGYCDQLKISESTHVLQPFLPSILDGLIHLATQFSSEVLNLVMETLCIVCTVDAAFTASMENKICPFTIAIFLKYSNDPVVASLAQDIFKELAQIEACQGPMQMRLIPTLVSIMQAPADKIPAGLCATSIDILTTVVRNTKPPLSQLLICQAFPAVAQCSLNTDDNATMQNGGECLRAYVSVALEQIAQWHDEQGHNGLWYVMQVVSQLLDPRTSEFTAAFVGRLVSTLISKAGSELGENLDQILRAILSKMQQAETLSVMQSLIMVFAHLVHSQLEPLLEFLCSLPGPTGKPALEFVMAEWMSRQHLFYGQYEGKVSSVALCKLLQYGINTDDKRLQDIRVKGEEIFNMDEGIRTRSKSAKNPERWTNIPLLVKILKLIINELSNAMEANASRQTTADWSQDDSNDMWEDQEEDEEEDEGLAGQFLSDILSTNKYDEDYYEDDEEDDPDALKDPLYQIDLQAYLTDFLCQFAQQPCYAMFSDHLNDNEKRVLQAIGI; the protein is encoded by the exons AtggcgggaggcggcggcgggcccGGAGCCGGGCCGGTGGCGCAGGGGCTGAAGGAAGCGCTGGTGGAGACGCTGACGGGGATCCTGTGCCCGGTGCAGGCGGTGCGAGCCGCTGCTGAGGAGCAGGTGAAGGTGCTGGAGGTGAcggagg aattTGGTGTTCATTTAGCAGAACTGACTGTGGATCCTCAGGGAGCTCTTGCCATCCGGCAG CTGGCGTCCGTTATTCTCAAACAGTATGTGGAAACTCACTGGTGCTCTCAGTCAGAAAAGTTTAGACCTCCAGAGACCACAGAAAGG GCAAAAGTTGCtatcagggagctgctgcccagcgGGCTGAGGGAGTCCATCAGCAAGGTGCGCTCCAGCGTCGCCTACGCTGTGTCAGCCATCGCGCACTGGGACTGGCCCGAGGCCTGGCCCGAGCTCTTCAACCTGCTCATGGAGATGCTGGTCAGCGGCGATGTCAACGCGGTGCACGGAGCCATGAGAGTGCTCACAG aATTTACCCGAGAAGTAACAGACATACAGATGCCACTTGTAGCTCCAGTTATTCTTCCAGAGATGTACAAAATTTTCACAATGGCAGAG GTGTATGGGATTCGCACGAGGTCACGTGCAGTGGAGATATTTACCACGTGTGCCCACATGATCTGTAACATGGAGGAGTTGGAAAAG GGTGCTGCCAAGGTCCTGATTTTTCCTGTGGTGCAGCAGTTTACAGAAGCCTTTGTCCAGGCCCTGCAGATGCCTGATGGACCAACATCGGACAGCGGGTTTAAGATGGAAGTTTTAAAG GCTGTGACAGCACTTGTGAAAAACTACCCAAAGCACATGATTTCATCAATGCAGCAGATCCTGCCCATCGTCTGGAACACCCTTACAGAAAGTGCTGCTTT TTATGTGAGAACAGAAGTAAATTACACAGAAGAGGTGGAGGATCCTGTGGATTCTGATG GTGAAGTTCTGGGCTTTGAAAATCTGGTGTTCAGCATATTTGAATTTGTTCATGCTTTGTTGGAAAACAACAAATTTAAGAGCACAGTGAAGAAGGCTCTGCCAGACCTGATCTATTACATCCTGCTTTACATGCAGATCACAGAGGAGCAG ATTAAAGTTTGGACTGCAAATCCACAGCAGTTTGTggaggatgaagatgatgataCATTTTCCTACACAGTGAGAATTGCTGCCCAGGATCTCCTGCTG GCTGTGGCTGCCGATTTCCAGAATGAGAGTGCaactgctctggctgcagcagctaCGAGGCATTTGCAGGAAGCTGAGCAGGCTAAAAACAGCGGTGCTGAGCactg GTGGAAAATACACGAAGCCTGTAtgctggccctgggctcagTCAAGTCTATAATTACAGACAGTGTGAAGAATGGGAGAATACACTTTGATATGCATGGCTTCCTGACAAACGTGGTCCTAGCAGACCTCAACCTTTCAG tgtctcctttcctcctgggcCGGGCCCTGTGGGCTGCCAGCCGTTTCACTGTGGCCATGTCTCCAGAGCTCATCCAGCAGTTCCTGCAAGCCACTGTCAGTGGATTGCACGAAACCCAGCCCCCCTCTGTCCGGATCTCTGCAGTCAGAGCCATCTGGGG CTACTGTGACCAGCTGAAGATCTCTGAGAGCACCCACGTGTTGCAGCCTTTCCTTCCCAGCATTCTTGATGGCCTGATCCACTTGGCAACTCAGTTCAGCTCTGAGGTGCTGAACCTGGTGATGGAGACCCTGTGCATTGTGTGCACGGTGGACGCAGCATTTACAGCCAGCATGGAGAACAAGATCTGCCCCTTCACCATTGCAATATTCCTCAAGTACAGTAACG ATCCTGTTGTTGCTTCTCTTGCCCAGGATATTTTTAAGGAGCTAGCTCAAATAGAAGCCTGCCAGGGTCCAATGCAGATGAGGCTGATCCCAACCCTTGTCAGCATCATGCAGGCCCCAGCTGACAAGATCCCGGCTGGTCTGTGTGCA ACTTCTATTGATATACTGACTACAGTTGTGAGGAATACAAAACCCCCTCTGTCTCAGCTCCTCATCTGCCAGGCATTCCCTGCAGTGGCACAGTGCAGCCTGAACACAGATGACAATGCTACTATGCAG AACGGCGGCGAGTGCCTGCGCGCGTACGTGTCGGTGGCGCTGGAGCAGATCGCGCAGTGGCACGACGAGCAGGGCCACAACGGGCTCTGGTACGTGATGCAGGTGGTGAGCCAGCTCCTGGACCCACGGACCTCAGAGTTCACCGCTGCCTTTGTGGGCAGACTGGTCTCCACTTTAATTTCAAAAGCTGGGAGTGAGCTGGGAGAGAATCTGGACCAGATCCTGAGAGCCATCCTGAGTAAAATGCAGCAAGCAGAGACGCTTAGTGTGATGCAG TCCCTTATCATGGTGTTTGCTCACTTGGTTCACTCACAACTGGAGCCACTTCTGGAATTCCTGTGCAGCCTGCCTGGCCCCACTGGCAAGCCTGCCTTGGAGTTCGTGATGGCCGAGTGGATGAGCAGGCAGCACCTCTTCTATGGGCAGTATGAAGGCAAAGTCAG ctctgtaGCACTGTGCAAACTCCTGCAGTATGGCATCAACACAGATGACAAGAGACTTCAGGACATTAGAgtgaagggagaagaaatatttaatatggATGAGGGAATTCGGACACGATCCAAGTCAGCCAAAA aTCCTGAGCGCTGGACAAACATTCCTTTGTTagtaaaaatcttaaaattaataataaatgaaCTTTCTAATGCCATGGAAGCAAATGCATCTAGACAGACAACTGCTGATTGGAGCCAAG atGATTCAAATGATATGTGGGAGGATCAGGAAGAAGACGAGGAGGAAGACGAAGGCTTAGCAGGACAGTTCTTGTCAGATATTCTTTCCACAAACAAGTATG
- the IPO9 gene encoding importin-9 isoform X2 produces MEMLVSGDVNAVHGAMRVLTEFTREVTDIQMPLVAPVILPEMYKIFTMAEVYGIRTRSRAVEIFTTCAHMICNMEELEKGAAKVLIFPVVQQFTEAFVQALQMPDGPTSDSGFKMEVLKAVTALVKNYPKHMISSMQQILPIVWNTLTESAAFYVRTEVNYTEEVEDPVDSDGEVLGFENLVFSIFEFVHALLENNKFKSTVKKALPDLIYYILLYMQITEEQIKVWTANPQQFVEDEDDDTFSYTVRIAAQDLLLAVAADFQNESATALAAAATRHLQEAEQAKNSGAEHWWKIHEACMLALGSVKSIITDSVKNGRIHFDMHGFLTNVVLADLNLSVSPFLLGRALWAASRFTVAMSPELIQQFLQATVSGLHETQPPSVRISAVRAIWGYCDQLKISESTHVLQPFLPSILDGLIHLATQFSSEVLNLVMETLCIVCTVDAAFTASMENKICPFTIAIFLKYSNDPVVASLAQDIFKELAQIEACQGPMQMRLIPTLVSIMQAPADKIPAGLCATSIDILTTVVRNTKPPLSQLLICQAFPAVAQCSLNTDDNATMQNGGECLRAYVSVALEQIAQWHDEQGHNGLWYVMQVVSQLLDPRTSEFTAAFVGRLVSTLISKAGSELGENLDQILRAILSKMQQAETLSVMQSLIMVFAHLVHSQLEPLLEFLCSLPGPTGKPALEFVMAEWMSRQHLFYGQYEGKVSSVALCKLLQYGINTDDKRLQDIRVKGEEIFNMDEGIRTRSKSAKNPERWTNIPLLVKILKLIINELSNAMEANASRQTTADWSQDDSNDMWEDQEEDEEEDEGLAGQFLSDILSTNKYDEDYYEDDEEDDPDALKDPLYQIDLQAYLTDFLCQFAQQPCYAMFSDHLNDNEKRVLQAIGI; encoded by the exons ATGGAGATGCTGGTCAGCGGCGATGTCAACGCGGTGCACGGAGCCATGAGAGTGCTCACAG aATTTACCCGAGAAGTAACAGACATACAGATGCCACTTGTAGCTCCAGTTATTCTTCCAGAGATGTACAAAATTTTCACAATGGCAGAG GTGTATGGGATTCGCACGAGGTCACGTGCAGTGGAGATATTTACCACGTGTGCCCACATGATCTGTAACATGGAGGAGTTGGAAAAG GGTGCTGCCAAGGTCCTGATTTTTCCTGTGGTGCAGCAGTTTACAGAAGCCTTTGTCCAGGCCCTGCAGATGCCTGATGGACCAACATCGGACAGCGGGTTTAAGATGGAAGTTTTAAAG GCTGTGACAGCACTTGTGAAAAACTACCCAAAGCACATGATTTCATCAATGCAGCAGATCCTGCCCATCGTCTGGAACACCCTTACAGAAAGTGCTGCTTT TTATGTGAGAACAGAAGTAAATTACACAGAAGAGGTGGAGGATCCTGTGGATTCTGATG GTGAAGTTCTGGGCTTTGAAAATCTGGTGTTCAGCATATTTGAATTTGTTCATGCTTTGTTGGAAAACAACAAATTTAAGAGCACAGTGAAGAAGGCTCTGCCAGACCTGATCTATTACATCCTGCTTTACATGCAGATCACAGAGGAGCAG ATTAAAGTTTGGACTGCAAATCCACAGCAGTTTGTggaggatgaagatgatgataCATTTTCCTACACAGTGAGAATTGCTGCCCAGGATCTCCTGCTG GCTGTGGCTGCCGATTTCCAGAATGAGAGTGCaactgctctggctgcagcagctaCGAGGCATTTGCAGGAAGCTGAGCAGGCTAAAAACAGCGGTGCTGAGCactg GTGGAAAATACACGAAGCCTGTAtgctggccctgggctcagTCAAGTCTATAATTACAGACAGTGTGAAGAATGGGAGAATACACTTTGATATGCATGGCTTCCTGACAAACGTGGTCCTAGCAGACCTCAACCTTTCAG tgtctcctttcctcctgggcCGGGCCCTGTGGGCTGCCAGCCGTTTCACTGTGGCCATGTCTCCAGAGCTCATCCAGCAGTTCCTGCAAGCCACTGTCAGTGGATTGCACGAAACCCAGCCCCCCTCTGTCCGGATCTCTGCAGTCAGAGCCATCTGGGG CTACTGTGACCAGCTGAAGATCTCTGAGAGCACCCACGTGTTGCAGCCTTTCCTTCCCAGCATTCTTGATGGCCTGATCCACTTGGCAACTCAGTTCAGCTCTGAGGTGCTGAACCTGGTGATGGAGACCCTGTGCATTGTGTGCACGGTGGACGCAGCATTTACAGCCAGCATGGAGAACAAGATCTGCCCCTTCACCATTGCAATATTCCTCAAGTACAGTAACG ATCCTGTTGTTGCTTCTCTTGCCCAGGATATTTTTAAGGAGCTAGCTCAAATAGAAGCCTGCCAGGGTCCAATGCAGATGAGGCTGATCCCAACCCTTGTCAGCATCATGCAGGCCCCAGCTGACAAGATCCCGGCTGGTCTGTGTGCA ACTTCTATTGATATACTGACTACAGTTGTGAGGAATACAAAACCCCCTCTGTCTCAGCTCCTCATCTGCCAGGCATTCCCTGCAGTGGCACAGTGCAGCCTGAACACAGATGACAATGCTACTATGCAG AACGGCGGCGAGTGCCTGCGCGCGTACGTGTCGGTGGCGCTGGAGCAGATCGCGCAGTGGCACGACGAGCAGGGCCACAACGGGCTCTGGTACGTGATGCAGGTGGTGAGCCAGCTCCTGGACCCACGGACCTCAGAGTTCACCGCTGCCTTTGTGGGCAGACTGGTCTCCACTTTAATTTCAAAAGCTGGGAGTGAGCTGGGAGAGAATCTGGACCAGATCCTGAGAGCCATCCTGAGTAAAATGCAGCAAGCAGAGACGCTTAGTGTGATGCAG TCCCTTATCATGGTGTTTGCTCACTTGGTTCACTCACAACTGGAGCCACTTCTGGAATTCCTGTGCAGCCTGCCTGGCCCCACTGGCAAGCCTGCCTTGGAGTTCGTGATGGCCGAGTGGATGAGCAGGCAGCACCTCTTCTATGGGCAGTATGAAGGCAAAGTCAG ctctgtaGCACTGTGCAAACTCCTGCAGTATGGCATCAACACAGATGACAAGAGACTTCAGGACATTAGAgtgaagggagaagaaatatttaatatggATGAGGGAATTCGGACACGATCCAAGTCAGCCAAAA aTCCTGAGCGCTGGACAAACATTCCTTTGTTagtaaaaatcttaaaattaataataaatgaaCTTTCTAATGCCATGGAAGCAAATGCATCTAGACAGACAACTGCTGATTGGAGCCAAG atGATTCAAATGATATGTGGGAGGATCAGGAAGAAGACGAGGAGGAAGACGAAGGCTTAGCAGGACAGTTCTTGTCAGATATTCTTTCCACAAACAAGTATG